In Bradyrhizobium sp. WBOS07, the genomic window GCCGGTTCGAGTTCGAGCTGTTGGCGGCGCCCACCACCAGGATCACGTCGACCAGCTTGCTCAAGTCCCTTACCGCAGATTGGCGGTTCTGTGTCGCATAGCAGATATCCCGGATATCCGGACCTTGAATATCTGTAAAGCGGGCCTGAAGGGCCGCAATGATGTCCTTGGTGTCGTCGACCGACAGGGTGGTCTGGGTGATGTAGGCCACTGGCTTATCCGCCGGCAGCGTCAGGGCCTTAACCTCTTGAACGCTTTGGACAAGCAGCACGGGGGCGGGAACCTGGCCCATCGTGCCCTCGACCTCGGGGTGTCCGGCATGGCCGATCAGGATCAGCGTGCGGCCCTTGGTGATGTAGCGCTTCCCCTGATTGTGAACTTTCGTGACCAGGGGGCAGGTGGCGTTGAGCACCGGGAGGTCGCGCGCGGCGGCCTCTTCCTCGACGCTGCGTGCGACGCCGTGGGCGCTGAAGACCGTGACCGACTTCGGCGGGACCTCGGACAGCTCCTCGACGAAGATTGCCCCTTTGTTCTTTAGGCTTTCGACGACATGCTTGTTGTGCACGATCTCGTGGCGCACGTAGACGGGCGGGCCGTACTTCTCCAGCGCCCGTTCCACGATCTCGATCGCACGCACCACGCCCGCGCAGAAGCCGCGCGGCTGCGCCAGATAAACTTCCATGGGTTGCCCATCACGCAAGTTGCACCAATCCGCTTCAAAGTCCCCGGCGGCATGCCGATACTCACCATGAGTTGCAATATCCGCACCAATGGTTCGCGCACGCGGTAGCCGCCCACCCCCATCGGGGCTCCGGCGCATGGAGGCGCAAGACTTTGTGTCAAAAAATCGGCAGCAAGGAAAGGTCAAATGAAACCTCCGGCCCCGTTCGAGTCACGACGGAGGTATTATAATACGTAAACTCCCCCAAGTGCCAGCCGCGTCGAAAGTGCCCAGTCTTTCGTCACTTTCCCGCCTCAACTCCCCGGCTATACCGGCTGCCCCCGCATGATTTTGCCCGGTCTCCCGCCGTTTACTTCGAACCTCGTTGCGGCGAGAACCACCCAAAACAGCAATAGGTTTCGCCTGGGAACTCCGATAAACAGCGGGCGTTTCCGGCAAGCTGTTAACCGCAGAAAGAAAAGAAGTGCTGCAAAGCGTCGTCGTTGCCATCGTCAGGGCCTGCACCCGGTTTGCCTCCCTCGTCGTCGTTATCGGGCTCCTGCTCTCGGTGGGCGCGGGCTATTACGCGTCCCGGCACTTCGCCATCAACACCGACATCAATTCGCTGATTTCTCAAAACCTCGACTGGCGCAAGCGTGACCAGCAATTCGACAAGGCGTTCGACCAGAATGAGCTGATCCTGGCCGTGGTCGAAGCCCGAACGCCCGAGATGGCGCGCGCAGCGTCGGATGCGCTCTATGCCAGGCTGAAGGGCGACAAGACCAACTTCCACTCGATGCAGCAGCTCGGCGGCGGCGAGTTCTTCGAGAAGAACGGCCTGTTGTTCCTGCCGACCGAAGAGGTCGGCAAGATCACCGGCCAGTTCGAAGCCGCCGCGCCCCTGATCGAGATCATGGCCGGCGATCCCTCGATCCGTGGCCTGACCGGTGCGCTGGAGACCGGACTTGCAGGCGTCAAGCGCGGCCAGGTCAAGCTCGACAACACCGAGCGGCCATTCAACCTGATCGCGCAGACGGTCGAGACCGTGCTCAACAAGGGCGATGCGAGCTTCTCCTGGCGCGAGCTCGTCAGCGACGAGCCGCTGAAGGATAGCGACAAGCGCGCCTTCATCGAGTTCAAGCCGATCCTCGACTACAACGCATTGGAGCCCGGCAAGGATGCCACCGATGCGATCCGCAAGGCCGCTGCGGACCTGGATTTCCCGGCCAAGTACCAGGCGCGGGTGCGGCTGACCGGCCCGGTCCCGATCGCCAACGAGGAATACGCCACCGTCCAGGAGGGCGCCGTCATCAACGGCGTCGGCACGGTTCTCGTCGTGCTGGTCATCCTCTGGCTCGCGCTGCATTCGTCGAAGATCATCTTCGCCGTCTTCGTCAATCTGTTCGTCGGCCTTGCGCTCACGACGGCGGCCGGCCTGATGATGGTCGGATCGTTCAATCTGCTGTCGATCGCGTTCGCAGTGCTGTTCGTCGGCCTCGGCGTCGATTTCGGCATCCAGTACAGCGTCCGCTACCGCTCGGAGCGCTACAAGCACAACGATCTTGCGGGCGCGCTGGTGCTGGCCGCCAAGCGCTCGGCGGTGCCGCTGTCGCTCGCGGCGATGGCGACCGCCGCCGGCTTCCTCTGCTTCATGCCGACCGACTACCAGGGCATCGCGGAGCTCGGCCAGATCGCCGGCGTCGGCATGCTGGTGGCGTTCATCTCGTCGATCACCGTTCTGCCGGCCATGCTGAAGCTGCTGAACCCGCCGGGCGAGAAGGAGCCGGTCGGCTACGCCTTCCTGGCGCCGCTCGACCACTTCCTGGAGAAGCACCGCGTGCTGATCGTCGGCGGCACGCTGCTGCTGGCGCTCGGCGGCCTGCCGCTGCTCTATTTCATGAAGTTCGACTTCAACCCGATGAACCTGCGCAATCCGAAGGCCGAATCGATCGCGACCTTCCTCGATCTGCGCAAGGACCCCAACACCGGCGCCAATGCCATCAACGTGATGGCCACGTCCGAAGAGCAGGCACGACAGATCGAGGCGAAGCTGGAGAAGGTGCCCGAGGTGCTCAGGGTGATGTCGCTCGACAGTTTCGTGCCGCAGGACCAGCCGCCGAAGCTGAAGCTGCTCGCGCAGGGCGCCAAGGTGCTGAACCCCGCGCTCAACCCCGATCAGATCGATGCGGCGCCGTCGGACCAGGAGAACGTCGAGGCGCTGAAATCCTCCGTCGACAATCTGCGCCGGACCGCGGGCGATGCCAAGGGACCGGGTGCGGTCGCCTCGCGCCGTCTGGCGGACGCCCTCGAAAAGCTCGCCAATGGCGACGAGGCCACGCGCAACAAGGCGCAGGACGTGTTCGTCACGCCGATGAAGATCGTGTTCGACCAGCTCAAGAACGCGATGCAGGCCGAGCCCGTCACCCTGAAATCGCTACCGCCCGACCTCGTCAGTGCCTGGAAGAGCAAGGACGGCGTCATCCGCGTCGAGGCGCTGCCCAAGGGCGATCCCAACGACAACGACACGCTGCGCAAGTTTGCGGCGGCGGTGCTCGTTGCCGAGCCGACCGCGATCGGCGGGCCGGTCTCGATCCTGAAATCCGGCGACACCGTGGTGCGGGCGTTCATCCACGCCGGCATCTATGCGCTGCTGGTGATCGGCCTGTTGCTGTGGATCACGCTGCGCCGCTTCGTCGACGTGCTGATGACCTTGGTGCCGCTCCTGGTTGCCGGCGCGGTCACGCTCGAGATCTGCGTCTTGATCGGCCTGCCGCTCAACTTCGCCAACATCGTCGCATTCCCGCTGCTGCTCGGCGTCGGCGTCGCCTTCAAGATCTATTATGTCGTGGCCTGGCGCTCGGGCAGGACCAACCTGCTCCAGACCAGCCTGACACGCGCGATCTTCTTCAGCGCGCTGACGACGGCGACCGCGTTCGGCAGCCTGTGGCTGTCGAGCCATCCCGGCACGTCCAGCATGGGCAAGCTGCTGGCCCTTTCGCTGGTGACGACGCTCGCGGCCGTGCTGCTGTTCCAGCCGGCCCTAATGGGCAAACCCCGCAATCTCAGGGAGTAAGCAGATGTCGCCGACCGGATCGGTGGCGCTCTTCTGACCGGGTTTGGCTGCGCCGGCGGGCTTCGGGGCCGCGGGCGCAGGCGCGGCGGCAACCGTCGTACCTGCGGCTTTCGGCGCCGCGCCGGTGGGCTTCGGCGCGCCCTTGGCCATGGCATTGGCGGTGCTCGAGGGGATCGGCGGGCCAACCCGGGTCCAGGTCTCGCCTCCGCACAGGAAGCCCATCACGCAGCCCTTGATTTCGAGCTGGTCGGTGCCGACAGGCGTGATGGTCGCGCTGTAGATCTGGCCGTCCTGGGCGTTATAGACCTGTCCCTCCCACTGATCGGCGCCCGCCTTCTTCTTCATGTCGATCAGCGTCACCATGCCCAGCGTCGGCCTGTTCTTTTTCGAGACATCAGGATTGTTCTCGTCGCGCCCGCCGGGCTTCTTTTCCCAGGCCACGGCCCCCCACATGCTGCCATTGCATTGGGCGACGCGGATGTTGGCGACGCCGTCGGCGACCCGCCAATCGCCGGTGGGGTCGGCGGCGAGCGCCGGGGTCAGACAGGTGTAACCGCCAGCCAGTATGAGACCGGTGTAAAGGGCTAAACGCATGGTAGTTCCTCGGCAGTGCAACATGGTTTAAAGCTGTGCTTGCGAAGATGGTCCGAAAAAGGGCAAAAGGCCGCACAGACCGTTTTCAGTAACGGTCCCTTTTCAGTTGACGAGCCGGCCCTCAACCGAAGTATGTAACGGATGCACAGCCCAAATCCAGACATGTCTCAGCTATTCGCGGACCGTCAGGCCCAGCGCAGCACCCTGCATAATCGGTATCTGAACGAGCAGTTCGTTCGGGTCCTCAAGACCATCGGCTACGACGTCGGCTTCCAGAAGGGGCAGGGGCAGTATCTCTACGATCGCGACGGCGCCCGCTATCTCGACCTGTTGTCCGGCTTTGGCGTGTTTGCGATCGGGCGCAATCATCCGGTCATGCGCGAGGCGCTCAAGAGCGTGCTCGATGCCGACCTGCCCAACCTCGTCCAGTTCGACGTCTCGACGCTGGCCGGCGTGCTGGCCGAGCGGCTGCTGAAATACGTGCCTTATCTGGACAAGGTGTTCTTCGCCAATTCCGGCGCCGAATGCGTCGAAGCCGCGATCAAGTTCGCGCGTGGCGCGACGGGGCGTCCCGGCATCGTCTATTGCGCGCACGGCTATCACGGCCTGACCTATGGCGCGCTGTCGCTCACCGGCGATTCGAATTTCCGCACCGGCTTCGAGCCGCTGCTGCCCGGTTGCACCCCGATCCCGTTCAACGATCTGGCGGCGCTGGAAAAGGCGCTGGCCTCGCGCGAGGTCGCCGCCTTCGTCGTCGAGCCGATCCAGGGCAAGGGCGTCAACATGCCCACCGACGAGTTCCTGCCCGGCGCGGCGGCGCTCTGCAAGAAATACGGCACGCTGTTCGTCGCCGACGAGATCCAGACCGGCATGGGCCGCACTGGCCGCTTCCTCGCGGTCGAGCACTGGAACGTCGAGCCCGACATGGTGCTGCTGTCGAAGTCGCTGTCGGGCGGCCATGTGCCGGTCGGCGCGGTGCTGACGCGCAAGGCCATCTTCGACAAGATCTTCAACCAGATGGACCGCGCCGTGGTGCACGGCTCCACCTTCTCCAAGAACGACCTCGCGATGGCCGCCGGTATCGCCACGCTCGATGTCATGGAATCCGAGAAGCTGATCGAATCCGCCGCCAAGCGCGGCGCCGAGCTGCGCCTCGCGCTGACGCGCATGGTGCCGGGCTACGAGCTGATGAAGGAAGTCCGCGGCAAGGGCCTGATGATCGGCGTCGAGTTCGGCCCGCCGAAATCGCTGCGCTTGCGCGCCTCCTGGAACGTGCTGGAGACCGCCAACAAGGGCCTGTTCTGCCAGCTCATCACCGTGCCGCTGTTCAAGGACCACAAGATCCTCACGCAGGTCGCCGGCCACGGCAGCCACACCATCAAGCTGCTGCCGCCGCTTACCATTACCGAGGAAGACTGCAGCTGGATCGAGAAGTCGTTCGACGACGTCATCGCCGGCAGCCACAAGGTCCCCGGCGCGATCTGGTCGCTTGGCAAGACGCTGGTGGACAACGCGGTGAGACGGTCGGCCTAGCGCAGGACGCGCCTGTGAATATGCGCGTCAGTCGGCAAACACCGTATTGAACATCGCTGCGGCATCGCCGTCCTTTGCGATGGCGAGGATTGCGCGGCGTTCCGTGCCGTAGAAGAGCGGAATGTCGATCCAGTCCCTGCTCCTGATTAGGCGCCGGTTTGCCGATGCGTTCTGCGCGACGCCGGACAAGCCAATCAGAAAGTGCGTGTCGTCGATTTTTACGGACAGCGCGTCGATCGGAACGCCTTTGGCCTGCTCACTTGTTTTCAGCATCAGGCCCATCACCTGCTTGATGCTGCCGCCCGCGAAGTCGAGAGGCGGGGTGAAGTCGACCTGGACTGTGTGGCTGGCGGAGAGTGACGAATCGAAGTTGCGGCGAAAAGAGACTGTCATCCGCGCACCTCGGGAAGGGATGACGACGTTGCCCCGTATGATGATGTCGCCGGGCGGCGCCGAAGGATCGGCCGTCCGCTCTGTCCGCCAAGTCACCTGGCCTTCGGCCTTGTCGCCCTGTCCTGCGCCTTCTTCGTAGAGAACAGCTTGCCGTGCGACGTCCCGTGTAGCTGCTTGCGCCAGCGCCGTAGCAGCCGAGGTCAGTGCGACAGCAAAAACCAGAATTCGTTTCATGACCTTGTAATTAGCAACGTGCGCCGGTGGATGCAACCGGGAGCTGTGTCGCCGCGGGGCCGCATTGCACGCCGCAGCGCGTCGAGACCTATTTCGGGAATTCCCGCACTGCCTGCACGACGGCACCCGGCCTTTCCTGCGCGACGCAGTGTCCGGCGTTGTCGAAAACCAACTCGCTCGCGCGCGGCATCAGCGACACGGCACGTCGCGCCATCTCCCAGTAGATAGGCCACGAATTCGCAGCGGTCGTGACGCGCACCGGGCAGTCGATCTCGGCGAGTAAGCCAAACGGATTGCCGCGGGCATCGCCAACGTAAACCTGCTCCATCGCTTCGTAGATCGGATGCAGAATTGCGGACTCGATCTCGGGCGTGCAGCAGAGCCGCACCCGGCCATGATCGAGCGGCACGAAGCCGTCGCGCACATAGGCGCGGAGCGAGGTCTCGGTCCAGTCCGCAAACGCCGGCGCCGCGCGGTAGCGCTCGAACACGGCGTCGGCGCTGTCGAATTCGGCGCGCCGGCGCAGCGTGCCTTGCAGGCGGGCGACGGATTCGTCGTTCAATCCTCCCGAACGAGCCGCACGGGGGTCCATGACGGTCGGCTCCATAACGAACAGGCGCGCGAAACGTCCCGGCAGCAGTCTCGCCGCGAGCAGAAGATCGGTCGCGCCCGCGCTGTGGCCGATGCCGTAGACGTTGCGCAGCTCGAGTGCATCCATTACTTGGCGGACGTCATCGGCATAATCGAGGAAATGATAGGCCCCGGGCTTGTGGCTGGCGCCATGGCCGCGGCGGTCCAGCGCGTAGACGGTGTAGGCCAATGCGAGCTCGCACGCGACCTCGTCCCAGACGGCGGCAACGAAGCCGGTGCCGTGCACGAGGAGAGCGGGCGGCTTGCCGCGCTCGCCCCACTGCAACATGGCGATCTCTGCGCCGGCCGGGCCGATGGAAAAGCGCTGTGGATTGATCATGATGGCGGGACGCTACTTCGCATCCTCCAAAATCATCGCGGAACCCTTCTCCGCGATCATCGCCGTCGGCGTGTTGGTGTTGCCGGAAGTGATCGTCGGCATGATCGAGGCATCGACGATGCGCAGGCCTGCGAGTCCGTAGAAGCGCAGGCGCTCGTCGACCACCGCCATGGGATCGCTGACCGCGCCCATCTTCGCCGTGCCGACGGGATGGAAAATGGTGGTGCCGATATCGCCGGCGGCTTTGGCCAGCGAGGCATCGTCGTCGCCGACGGTGGGGCCGGGCAAATATTCGCTCGGGCGATATTTGGCGAGCGCCTTCTGCTGCATCAGGCGGCGCGTGGTGCGGATGGCGTCGGCGGCGACCTGGCGGTCGTCCTCCGTCGACAGATAATTCGGCGCGATGACAGGCTTCTCGTCCGGGCTCGCCGAGCGCAGCCGCACGGTGCCGCGCGAGGTCGGCTGGAGATTGCAGGCGCTCACCGTGATGGCGGGGAAGCGGTGCAGGGGATCGCCGAACTTGTCGAGCGACAGTGGCTGCACGTGGAACTGGATGTTGGCGCGGGCGCGCGTCGCATCGGAGCGGGTGAAGATACCGAGCTGCGAAGGCGCCATGGTCAGGGGACCCCGGCGGCGGAAGGCGTAGTCGAGGCCCATCAACCCGCGGCGGAACAGATTGTAATAGGTCTCGTTCAGCGTGCGCACGCCCTCGACCTTGTAGATCGCGCGCTGCTGCAGGTGATCTTGAAGATTGCGACCCACACCCGGCCTGTCCATGACGATGTCGATGCCGAGCGGCGACAGCCAGTCGGCGGGCCCGATTCCGGAGCGATGCAGCACCTGCACCGAGCCGATCGAGCCGGCCGAGAGGATCACCTCGCGTTTCGCGCGCGCCTCGATCATCTCGCCGTTCTGGATGAAGCGCACGCCGACGGCGTGGCCTTGCTCGATGATCAGGCGGTCGACCAGCACATGCTTCTCGAGCCGCAGGTTCGCCCGCCTCAAGGCCGGCTTGAGAAAGCCGCGCGCCGAGGACCAGCGCCGGCCGCGCTTCTGGTTGACGTGGAAATAGCTGGTGCCTTCGTTGTCGCCAGTGTTGAAATCGGGGATGCGCTTGATGCCCATCTCCTCGGCAGCGTCGCCGACCGCATCGAGAATGTCCCATGACAGCCGCGGCGCTTCGATGCGCCAGCCACCGCCGGCGCCGTGATGCTCGCTCGCGCCCAGGAAATGATCTTCGAGCTTCCTGAACAGCGGCAGCACGTCGTCGTAGCCCCAGCCGGTCATGCCGAGCTGGCGCCAGTGATCGTAATCGGCAGCCTGTCCGCGCATCGAGATCATGGCGTTGATCGCCGAGCAGCCGCCGATCACCTTGCCGCGGGGATAGGCGAGCGAGCGGCCGTTCAGCCCGGGCTCGGCCTCGGTCTTGAACATCCAGTCCGAGCGCGGATTGCCGATCGCGAAGAGATAGCCGACCGGGATATGGAACCAGATCCAGTTGTCGTCGCCGCCGGCTTCGAGGATGAGGACGCGGTTCTTGGGCTCGGCCGAGAGCCGGTTGGCGACGATGCAGCCGGCGGTGCCGGCCCCGACGACAATGTAGTCAAACTCACCTTCGAGCCGCCTTGGCATTCTGCTTCCACCCAAACAGGCGTCACGCCGGGCTGGTCCCGGACATCCACGCGCTTTCCGTCCTAATAGTCGGACGTGGATGGCCAAGACAAGCTCAAGACAAGCTCAAGCCGAGTTGGAGACGAGCCGGCGGCAAGGCCGGCCATGACGAGAGGACAGGGCTACCCTCGATCTGCGGGAGTTAGCTGGACCGACGCTTGCATGGTAGACAGTCCTGCATTTCAACAAAGCTCGAGACCTCCATGCCCATCGTCAACCGCGTCGCCGACCTCCAATCCGACATTCAGGCCTGGCGCCGGGACATCCACCAGCATCCCGAGCTGCTGTACGACGTCCACCGCACCGCAGCATTCGTGGCGGACCGGCTGCGCGAGTTCGGCTGCGACGAGGTCGTGACCGGCCTCGGCCAGACCGGCGTGGTCGGCGTCATCAAGGGCAGCAAGCCGGCCGGCGAAGGTCTCAAGGTGATCGGCATGCGTGC contains:
- a CDS encoding GMC family oxidoreductase translates to MPRRLEGEFDYIVVGAGTAGCIVANRLSAEPKNRVLILEAGGDDNWIWFHIPVGYLFAIGNPRSDWMFKTEAEPGLNGRSLAYPRGKVIGGCSAINAMISMRGQAADYDHWRQLGMTGWGYDDVLPLFRKLEDHFLGASEHHGAGGGWRIEAPRLSWDILDAVGDAAEEMGIKRIPDFNTGDNEGTSYFHVNQKRGRRWSSARGFLKPALRRANLRLEKHVLVDRLIIEQGHAVGVRFIQNGEMIEARAKREVILSAGSIGSVQVLHRSGIGPADWLSPLGIDIVMDRPGVGRNLQDHLQQRAIYKVEGVRTLNETYYNLFRRGLMGLDYAFRRRGPLTMAPSQLGIFTRSDATRARANIQFHVQPLSLDKFGDPLHRFPAITVSACNLQPTSRGTVRLRSASPDEKPVIAPNYLSTEDDRQVAADAIRTTRRLMQQKALAKYRPSEYLPGPTVGDDDASLAKAAGDIGTTIFHPVGTAKMGAVSDPMAVVDERLRFYGLAGLRIVDASIMPTITSGNTNTPTAMIAEKGSAMILEDAK
- a CDS encoding DUF2147 domain-containing protein → MRLALYTGLILAGGYTCLTPALAADPTGDWRVADGVANIRVAQCNGSMWGAVAWEKKPGGRDENNPDVSKKNRPTLGMVTLIDMKKKAGADQWEGQVYNAQDGQIYSATITPVGTDQLEIKGCVMGFLCGGETWTRVGPPIPSSTANAMAKGAPKPTGAAPKAAGTTVAAAPAPAAPKPAGAAKPGQKSATDPVGDICLLPEIAGFAH
- a CDS encoding alpha/beta fold hydrolase, which produces MINPQRFSIGPAGAEIAMLQWGERGKPPALLVHGTGFVAAVWDEVACELALAYTVYALDRRGHGASHKPGAYHFLDYADDVRQVMDALELRNVYGIGHSAGATDLLLAARLLPGRFARLFVMEPTVMDPRAARSGGLNDESVARLQGTLRRRAEFDSADAVFERYRAAPAFADWTETSLRAYVRDGFVPLDHGRVRLCCTPEIESAILHPIYEAMEQVYVGDARGNPFGLLAEIDCPVRVTTAANSWPIYWEMARRAVSLMPRASELVFDNAGHCVAQERPGAVVQAVREFPK
- the ispH gene encoding 4-hydroxy-3-methylbut-2-enyl diphosphate reductase; translation: MEVYLAQPRGFCAGVVRAIEIVERALEKYGPPVYVRHEIVHNKHVVESLKNKGAIFVEELSEVPPKSVTVFSAHGVARSVEEEAAARDLPVLNATCPLVTKVHNQGKRYITKGRTLILIGHAGHPEVEGTMGQVPAPVLLVQSVQEVKALTLPADKPVAYITQTTLSVDDTKDIIAALQARFTDIQGPDIRDICYATQNRQSAVRDLSKLVDVILVVGAANSSNSNRLREIGTEAGVASYLIADGSELDPEWLKNARTVGITAGASAPEVLVDDVIEAMRRIGPVKVQVLPGREENIEFRLPAQLAAS
- the hpnO gene encoding aminobacteriohopanetriol synthase HpnO, with protein sequence MHSPNPDMSQLFADRQAQRSTLHNRYLNEQFVRVLKTIGYDVGFQKGQGQYLYDRDGARYLDLLSGFGVFAIGRNHPVMREALKSVLDADLPNLVQFDVSTLAGVLAERLLKYVPYLDKVFFANSGAECVEAAIKFARGATGRPGIVYCAHGYHGLTYGALSLTGDSNFRTGFEPLLPGCTPIPFNDLAALEKALASREVAAFVVEPIQGKGVNMPTDEFLPGAAALCKKYGTLFVADEIQTGMGRTGRFLAVEHWNVEPDMVLLSKSLSGGHVPVGAVLTRKAIFDKIFNQMDRAVVHGSTFSKNDLAMAAGIATLDVMESEKLIESAAKRGAELRLALTRMVPGYELMKEVRGKGLMIGVEFGPPKSLRLRASWNVLETANKGLFCQLITVPLFKDHKILTQVAGHGSHTIKLLPPLTITEEDCSWIEKSFDDVIAGSHKVPGAIWSLGKTLVDNAVRRSA
- a CDS encoding MMPL family transporter; the encoded protein is MLQSVVVAIVRACTRFASLVVVIGLLLSVGAGYYASRHFAINTDINSLISQNLDWRKRDQQFDKAFDQNELILAVVEARTPEMARAASDALYARLKGDKTNFHSMQQLGGGEFFEKNGLLFLPTEEVGKITGQFEAAAPLIEIMAGDPSIRGLTGALETGLAGVKRGQVKLDNTERPFNLIAQTVETVLNKGDASFSWRELVSDEPLKDSDKRAFIEFKPILDYNALEPGKDATDAIRKAAADLDFPAKYQARVRLTGPVPIANEEYATVQEGAVINGVGTVLVVLVILWLALHSSKIIFAVFVNLFVGLALTTAAGLMMVGSFNLLSIAFAVLFVGLGVDFGIQYSVRYRSERYKHNDLAGALVLAAKRSAVPLSLAAMATAAGFLCFMPTDYQGIAELGQIAGVGMLVAFISSITVLPAMLKLLNPPGEKEPVGYAFLAPLDHFLEKHRVLIVGGTLLLALGGLPLLYFMKFDFNPMNLRNPKAESIATFLDLRKDPNTGANAINVMATSEEQARQIEAKLEKVPEVLRVMSLDSFVPQDQPPKLKLLAQGAKVLNPALNPDQIDAAPSDQENVEALKSSVDNLRRTAGDAKGPGAVASRRLADALEKLANGDEATRNKAQDVFVTPMKIVFDQLKNAMQAEPVTLKSLPPDLVSAWKSKDGVIRVEALPKGDPNDNDTLRKFAAAVLVAEPTAIGGPVSILKSGDTVVRAFIHAGIYALLVIGLLLWITLRRFVDVLMTLVPLLVAGAVTLEICVLIGLPLNFANIVAFPLLLGVGVAFKIYYVVAWRSGRTNLLQTSLTRAIFFSALTTATAFGSLWLSSHPGTSSMGKLLALSLVTTLAAVLLFQPALMGKPRNLRE